A genomic region of Eucalyptus grandis isolate ANBG69807.140 chromosome 5, ASM1654582v1, whole genome shotgun sequence contains the following coding sequences:
- the LOC104445752 gene encoding LOW QUALITY PROTEIN: cysteine-rich receptor-like protein kinase 10 (The sequence of the model RefSeq protein was modified relative to this genomic sequence to represent the inferred CDS: deleted 2 bases in 2 codons) yields the protein MDPPNLLLLFLLTFASTINAQLLANYCGSTGNFTADSAYQTTLTNLLTSISTNSSLLNYGFFNASSAVSGTSQTLYVIGSCRGDLAAESCRTCLNTSASDIRRLCPLQKEAVLYSEFCNVRYSDASIFGIVKTEPSYTLSNTGNVASQVMYKLGREMEGMQREATGSGSLRKYATKTMSDGSDTVYAMAQCTPDLTEEQCIECQKIIVGTFENCCVGRKGLRTLAPSCQFHFETYSFFSPVAEPLPPPPPPPPPPPPPPPPPGKSNKSTVITIAITVPIGGVMVLVVYICCLLRRKRKKTHEVVKGKDGANELTTVESLQFDLATMQAATNDFSPENKLGEGGFGEVFQGRIPDGQQIAMKRLSRSSRQGDEEFKNEVLLVAKLQHRNLVRLLGFCLEGDEKLLAYEFVPNKSLDYFLFDPQKSSQLNWSVRYKIVSGITRGMLYLHEDSRLRIIHRDLKCSNILLDSEMNPKISDFGMARIFGVDQIQASTNKIVGTFGYMSPEYAMHGEFSVKSDVYSFGILLIEIICGKKNNFYHELDGGEYLASYVWNKWRNGTPLKVLDPSIVDSYSRDEVLRCLLHIGLLCIQEDPATRPTMATIVLMLAVITLTRHCLDIRPSLSEVDRGIEHPNGRAWIESIY from the exons ATGGATCCTCCAAATCTCCTCCTCTTGTTTCTTCTCACCTTTGCTTCCACCATTAACGCCCAACTCCTGGCGAACTACTGTGGTTCGACCGGCAACTTTACGGCCGACAGCGCCTACCAAACCACCCTCACCAACCTCCTCACCTCCATCTCCACCAACTCCTCGTTGCTCAACTATGGCTTCTTCAATGCCTCCTCCGCCGTCTCCGGCACCTCCCAAACCCTCTACGTCATCGGCTCCTGCCGTGGTGACCTCGCTGCCGAGAGCTGCCGCACCTGCCTCAACACCTCGGCCTCCGACATACGCCGCCTCTGCCCCCTCCAGAAGGAGGCGGTCCTCTACAGCGAGTTCTGCAACGTCAGATACTCTGACGCCTCGATCTTCGGCATAGTTAAGACTGAACCCAGTTACACTTTGTCCAACACGGGCAACGTCGCAAGCCAGGTCATGTACAAGCTGGGGAGAGAGATGGAAGGTATGCAGCGCGAGGCAACCGGCAGTGGCTCACTGAGGAAGTATGCTACGAAGACCATGTCCGACGGGTCTGACACGGTTTACGCAATGGCGCAGTGCACGCCAGACTTGACGGAGGAGCAATGCATCGAGTGCCAAAAGATAATTGTCGGGACCTTCGAGAACTGTTGTGTCGGGAGGAAAGGATTGAGGACCCTGGCGCCGAGTTGCCAGTTCCATTTCgagacctattctttctttagCCCAGTTGCCGAGCCACTTccacctccgccaccgcctccgcctccgcctccgccaccgccgccgcctccag GAAAAAGCAACAAATCTACCGTGATAACCATCGCCATTACCGTTCCTATTGGAGGTGTTATGGTCCTTGTCGTTTATATTTGTTGTTTGCttcgaagaaagagaaagaagacacATGAAGTCGTCAAAGGAAAAGACG GTGCAAATGAACTTACCACTGTGGAGTCCTTGCAATTTGACTTGGCTACAATGCAAGCAGCGACAAATGATTTCTCTCCTGAAAACAAGTTGGGTGAAGGTGGATTTGGTGAAGTTTTCCAG GGTAGAATTCCGGATGGACAGCAAATTGCCATGAAGAGGCTATCTCGAAGCTCTAGACAAGGTGATGAAGAATTCAAAAATGAAGTTCTATTAGTTGCAAAGCTTCAACATAGAAACCTTGTACGACTACTTGGATTTTGCTTGGAGGGGGACGAAAAGCTACTCGCCTACGAGTTTGTGCCAAATAAAAGCCTTGATTACTTCTTATTTG ATCCTCAAAAAAGCAGTCAATTGAATTGGTCAGTACGTTATAAAATAGTATCTGGGATTACTCGAGGAATGCTCTATTTACATGAAGATTCTCGCCTCCGGATCATCCATCGTGACCTAAAATGTAGTAATATCTTGTTAGACAGTGAAATGAACCCgaagatttcagattttggcatggcaagGATTTTTGGAGTCGATCAAATTCAGGCTAGCACAAATAAAATCGTGGGGACTTT TGGTTACATGTCTCCCgaatatgcaatgcatggagAGTTCTCT GTGAAAtctgatgtttatagttttggcATACTACTTATAGAGATCATTTGCGGCAAGAAGAATAACTTCTACCACGAATTGGATGGGGGAGAATATCTTGCTAGTTAT GTATGGAATAAATGGAGGAATGGCACACCCTTGAAAGTGTTGGACCCATCTATTGTTGATTCATATTCAAGGGATGAAGTCCTTCGCTGCTTA TTGCACATTGGCTTACTATGCATTCAAGAAGATCCAGCCACTAGACCCACCATGGCAACTATAGTTCTCATGCTCGCAGTAATTACTTTAACCCGCCATTGCCTCGACATCCGGCCTTCTTTGTCCGAAGTAGATCGGGGGATTGAGCATCCCAATGGAAGAGCTTGGATTGAATCAATCTACTAG